The genomic window CTCATCAAGTTTTGTCAAAAAAATGTTAAAACACTGGAAAGTAATCGCAGGATTAATTGGTGGTTTAATTTTTTTACTATTTTTAATAATATGGTATATTAGAAAAAGAAACCGACGAAAAAGATTAGAAGCGAGAAATAGATATCGTCGAAGAAGATAAATTGTCGGTAAAAATAAGGGAGGATGTAATGATGACAGAACAGACTTACTATACTCTAAAAGACGGTAATAAAATACCGGTAATAGGTTTTGGTACATGGCAAGCTGAAAATGGGGATATTGCTAAACAAGCAGTTAAGTCGGCACTAGAATCAGGGTATCGCCATATTGATACAGCCATGATATATGGTAACGAAACCAGTGTTGGTGAAGCTATTAAAGAAAGTGGCATCCCACGTGACGAGTTATTTGTTACCACGAAACTATGGAATCATGATCATTCATATGATAAAGCCAAACAAGCGATTAATGAGTCGCTTGAAAGGTTAGGATTAGATTATTTAGATTTATATTTGATTCATTGGCCAAATCCAATTGATTATCGTGAAAACTGGCAAGAAGCAAATGCAGGTGCATGGAAAGCCATGGAAGAGGCAGTGAATGAAGGGAAGATTAAAAGTATTGGTGTATCTAACTTTTTAATTCATCACTTGAAAGCACTAGAAGAAACGGCTGTAATTCAACCAGTGATTAATCAAATCTATTTAAATCCAAGTGATCAACAACATGAAATCGTGGATTATTGTAGAAACAAAGGGATTATTTTAGAAGCTTATAGCCCTCTTGGTACAGGAGATATTTTTAAATTAAAAGAGTTAGAAGAAATTGCAGACACACATCATAAGACTGTGGCTCAAGTTGTGTTGCGTTGGTCGTTACAAAAAGGATTTTTACCTTTGCCAAAATCAGTGACACCAAGTCGAATTAAAGAAAATATTGAGTTGTTTGACTTTGAGTTATCAGAATTTGATATGGGATTAATTGATGCACTACAAGGTAAAGCTGGTTCTGCAAGAAATCCGGATGAAGTTACCTTTTAAAAGGCTCTCTAGTGAAGAGCCTTTTTCTTCATTTAGTAAGAAAATAAATGGATTGGAGAGATTGATGGAAAAGTTAATAAAGGTCATATCAAATAGAGCAGTCTTAATAGTCTCATTAATCTTGATACAATTAGGTGTATTGTTTGCTATTGTGTTTAGATTTCAGAATTACTTTGTCTATTTTTATACATTCTATTTGATTATTTCTAGTGCCGTTATCATAAAAATAATCAATAGTCGAAGTAATCCAGCCTATAAAATTGCTTGGATTATTCCTATCATGTTAATACCAATTTTTGGGACAGTCATTTATTTAGTCTTTGGTCGTGTTCGTTTCAGTAAAAAAGAAAAAATGAAGATGGCAATGGTTCAAGAACGAGAGCGAATGGCTAACGAGAGTACTGTTGCTAAAACGACGATAGAAGATGGGAACCCAAATGCTATTATTCAGTCTAATTATCTTAGCAAACATGGTGAGGCTTCTTTATTTGAGCATACGACAAGTGAGTATTATCCGTTGGGGGAGGAAGCTTTCAAAGCGATGATTGAAGACCTTGAAAAGGCTGAGAAGTATATTTTTATGGAGTACTTTATCGTCCATGAAGGTGAGATGTGGGATACAATGCTTGACATCATGGTTAGAAAAGCCAAAGAAGGTGTAGATGTTCGTTTCATTTATGATGATTTTGGTTGCTTGTTTACTCTACCTCATGGTTATGATAAAAAGTTACGCGAGCAAGGCATTAAGTGTTGTGTATTTAATCCATTTATTCCAGTATTATCGCCAATTTTTAATAATCGCAATCACCGAAAAATTACTGTGATTGATGGAAAAGTTGCTTATACAGGTGGCATTAACTTAGCGGATGAATATATTAATACGATCGAACGATTTGGTCATTGGAAAGATAATTCGATTAAAGTTGAAGGTGAAGCAGCTTGGGTCTTTTCTCTTTTATTCTTATCAATGTGGGATTTTGTGAATTCAACCGAAAGCAACATTGAAGAGTTTATTCCAGAATATGCTCCTGGAGAATTACCAGAGAATCAGGGTTATTATCAACCATATGTGGACTCACCGTTTGATAGAGAAACAGTCGGGATGAACGTGTATTTAAACTTGATTAATCGTGCGACAGAATATGTTTATTTTACAACACCTTATTTGGTGATTGATAATTTATTAATGGAAGCGTTATGTAATGCTGCTAAGGGTGGCGTTGATGTTAGAATCATAACCCCTCATATACCGGATAAATGGTATGTTCATGCTGTGACGAAATCCAACTATGCACAATTAATCGAAGCAGGTGTCAAAATATATGAATACACACCAGGTTTTATTCATTCAAAAACGTGTGTTGTAGATGGACTTTATGCAACAGTTGGAACGGTGAATTTAGATTACCGTAGTTTGTTCCTACATTTTGAATGTGGTGTGTGGATGTATAAAACAAATGGCGTTGATGCTGTATTACAGGATCATATGGAGACTGAAAAACTCAGTCAACAAATTTCATTGGAGCAAGCAAAAAATGTGTCGTTTCCAAAAAAAGTAGTGCGAGCATGTTTGTCTGTGTTTGCGCCACTATTGTAAGAAATTAGAGAGATAAAAAATGAAAGAGTGAAAAAAATGCAAGCAGTTTATTTAGATCATGCCGCAACAACACCAATGGCTCCAGAAGTCGTAGAAGAGATGACACGAGTGATGTCAACTATATATGGTAATCCTTCAAGTGTGCACCAATTTGGTCGCCAAGCTGAGTTTGAATTAGATAAGGCAAGAGATGTCGTTGCTTCTTCGATTGGTGCACAGCCACGCGAAATCGTCTTTAATGGTGGTGGTTCTGAAGGTAATAATACAGTGTTGTTGGATATTGCTAGACAAATGAGACACAAAGGAAATCATATTATCACAACAAATGTGGAACATTCAGCAGTAATCAAACCACTCGAAACATTAGAAAATATGGGATTTGAGGTTACTTATTTACCAGTTGAATCAACAGGACACATTAGTGTGACACAATTAGCATCAGCTATTAAACCTGAAACTATCCTCGTTTCAGTGATGTATGGTAATAATGAAATTGGAACGCTTAATCCGATAAAAGAAATAGGTCAATTACTTTTTGATCAAGATATTTTATTTCATACAGATGCTGTTCAAGCATTTGGAACAGAAACAATCAATGTCGATGATTTAAAGGTTGATTACTTAACTATTTCAGCTCACAAAATTAATGGACCTAAAGGAGTTGGGTTTACTTATATTCGTTCAGGTCAACCAATTCCTGTATTGATACAAGGTGGCGATCAAGAAGAAAGAAGACGTGCGGGGACTGAAAATTTAGCAGGAATAGTTGGTTTAAAAACGGCTGTATCACTTCTTACAGCAGAGAAAAAAGCTGTAAATAAAGAACATTATAAACAATTCGAACGTCTTATTTTAGAAGCATTAGATGAGCAACAGATAGAGTATCAGATAAATGGAGACACAGAAAATAAATTACCTCATATTTTAAACATTTGGTTTAAAAATGTTCCTAATAATATTTTGTTATCTCGTTTAGACTTAGCTGGTTTTGCCATATCAATTGGATCGGCTTGTAGTGCAGGAGACGTAAAACCATCACGCATTATTCAAGCTATTTATTCAAACGACAGTAATGCAGCTAAAGAATCAGTCAGAATGAGTTTTGGCTATGGGGTGACTAAAGAGCAAATTATTGAATTTGCACAAACCTTAGTATCAACGGTTCAATCAATTTTAAAAAAATAGTTGGTATTTGTAAACAGATTCATTATAATGAGGGTATCAAGTTTATAGGGGGATAAGTATGTCATTCTTAGAAAAAGCAACAGTGGAAGGATGTCCACAGTTCTACAAAATAAATCCAAAGGCAAGAGCCTATACGTTTAAAGATTATGGTTTCCAAGTCACACCTTCAGGCAATTTACAATTGGTGAGACCATTAGATATCACACCTCAAGCAAAGCAAAGTCCAAAGTTAAAAATAACAGTGGCAAAAGATTTAAAAACGTTAAAAATGTCTTTAACAACGCCTAATGGATTAAAAGCGATTAATATTTTTAAATCAGAGGACCAAAAAGATAAACAAGAGCAATTTTATTACATTATGGATGATTTAATGTCATTTGATTGTATCGAAAAAGCTTAAACCAAAAGAAAAGAATTGTCTTATGACAGTTCTTTTTTTGTGTTAAAGAGATGATTTTATTAAGCAAAAACGCTATAATGTAATAACTGAAAAAAATACGACCTTCAAATCGTAGTAGATTTTCAGAATCTATAAAAAGAAATGATGGTGAGAAATTTGACAG from Vagococcus martis includes these protein-coding regions:
- a CDS encoding aldo/keto reductase, encoding MTEQTYYTLKDGNKIPVIGFGTWQAENGDIAKQAVKSALESGYRHIDTAMIYGNETSVGEAIKESGIPRDELFVTTKLWNHDHSYDKAKQAINESLERLGLDYLDLYLIHWPNPIDYRENWQEANAGAWKAMEEAVNEGKIKSIGVSNFLIHHLKALEETAVIQPVINQIYLNPSDQQHEIVDYCRNKGIILEAYSPLGTGDIFKLKELEEIADTHHKTVAQVVLRWSLQKGFLPLPKSVTPSRIKENIELFDFELSEFDMGLIDALQGKAGSARNPDEVTF
- the cls gene encoding cardiolipin synthase gives rise to the protein MEKLIKVISNRAVLIVSLILIQLGVLFAIVFRFQNYFVYFYTFYLIISSAVIIKIINSRSNPAYKIAWIIPIMLIPIFGTVIYLVFGRVRFSKKEKMKMAMVQERERMANESTVAKTTIEDGNPNAIIQSNYLSKHGEASLFEHTTSEYYPLGEEAFKAMIEDLEKAEKYIFMEYFIVHEGEMWDTMLDIMVRKAKEGVDVRFIYDDFGCLFTLPHGYDKKLREQGIKCCVFNPFIPVLSPIFNNRNHRKITVIDGKVAYTGGINLADEYINTIERFGHWKDNSIKVEGEAAWVFSLLFLSMWDFVNSTESNIEEFIPEYAPGELPENQGYYQPYVDSPFDRETVGMNVYLNLINRATEYVYFTTPYLVIDNLLMEALCNAAKGGVDVRIITPHIPDKWYVHAVTKSNYAQLIEAGVKIYEYTPGFIHSKTCVVDGLYATVGTVNLDYRSLFLHFECGVWMYKTNGVDAVLQDHMETEKLSQQISLEQAKNVSFPKKVVRACLSVFAPLL
- a CDS encoding cysteine desulfurase family protein gives rise to the protein MQAVYLDHAATTPMAPEVVEEMTRVMSTIYGNPSSVHQFGRQAEFELDKARDVVASSIGAQPREIVFNGGGSEGNNTVLLDIARQMRHKGNHIITTNVEHSAVIKPLETLENMGFEVTYLPVESTGHISVTQLASAIKPETILVSVMYGNNEIGTLNPIKEIGQLLFDQDILFHTDAVQAFGTETINVDDLKVDYLTISAHKINGPKGVGFTYIRSGQPIPVLIQGGDQEERRRAGTENLAGIVGLKTAVSLLTAEKKAVNKEHYKQFERLILEALDEQQIEYQINGDTENKLPHILNIWFKNVPNNILLSRLDLAGFAISIGSACSAGDVKPSRIIQAIYSNDSNAAKESVRMSFGYGVTKEQIIEFAQTLVSTVQSILKK
- a CDS encoding cysteine desulfurase; translated protein: MSFLEKATVEGCPQFYKINPKARAYTFKDYGFQVTPSGNLQLVRPLDITPQAKQSPKLKITVAKDLKTLKMSLTTPNGLKAINIFKSEDQKDKQEQFYYIMDDLMSFDCIEKA